A window of the Mucilaginibacter sp. cycad4 genome harbors these coding sequences:
- a CDS encoding heparan-alpha-glucosaminide N-acetyltransferase domain-containing protein — protein sequence MNAIIKNRITSIDFLRGTIMIIMALDHVRDYLYSGSFFYDPLDLTKTSGILFFTRWITHFCAPIFMLLAGTSAYLIGQKKTKRELSIFLVKRGLWLIFLEMFVINFGWNFNITFPMFFFITIWALGLSMIVLAALIHLPKKLILGISVIIILGHNLLDGVHVPGSTLPAFGWSLLHEQQFFTWHKEILLVGYPIVPLMAVMSLGYCLGGWYTAGYDISKRQRNLLIAGATCIVLFIVLRYTNLYGDPVKWSVQKNTLFTILSFIKVNKYPPSLLYLLLTLGAAFLFLSFTEKSKGVVVKVVSVYGRVPMFYYLIHIYIIHLIAIIASALTPGQDWKIWFLKQPIWFTTNLKGYGFSLPVAYLVWIGIVIGPVSFMQAL from the coding sequence ATGAACGCAATTATAAAAAACCGGATAACCTCTATTGACTTTCTCCGGGGCACTATCATGATCATTATGGCCCTTGATCATGTGAGGGACTATTTATACTCCGGATCATTTTTTTATGATCCGCTTGACCTTACCAAAACAAGCGGCATATTATTTTTCACCAGGTGGATCACTCATTTTTGCGCCCCGATATTTATGCTGCTTGCAGGAACATCGGCATACCTTATCGGGCAAAAGAAAACTAAAAGAGAGTTATCCATATTCCTGGTAAAACGGGGATTGTGGCTCATATTTCTCGAAATGTTCGTGATTAACTTCGGCTGGAACTTTAACATCACGTTCCCTATGTTTTTCTTTATCACCATATGGGCATTAGGTTTAAGTATGATAGTGCTGGCAGCGTTGATCCATTTGCCAAAAAAATTGATCCTGGGCATTAGCGTTATAATCATATTGGGGCATAATCTTTTAGACGGCGTTCATGTGCCGGGGAGCACTCTGCCGGCTTTTGGCTGGTCGCTGCTTCATGAACAGCAGTTTTTTACCTGGCATAAGGAAATTTTATTGGTAGGGTATCCCATTGTTCCGCTAATGGCGGTTATGTCATTAGGTTATTGTTTAGGGGGATGGTATACGGCGGGCTATGACATTAGCAAAAGGCAAAGAAACTTATTGATAGCCGGCGCCACTTGTATTGTTTTGTTTATTGTATTACGTTATACCAACCTATACGGAGATCCGGTGAAATGGAGCGTACAGAAAAATACATTATTTACCATCCTGTCATTTATTAAGGTAAATAAATATCCGCCATCATTGTTGTACCTGCTGTTAACGCTGGGTGCGGCATTTCTGTTCCTGTCATTTACCGAAAAATCAAAAGGAGTTGTTGTAAAAGTAGTTTCAGTATATGGCAGGGTGCCTATGTTCTATTACCTTATTCATATTTATATAATACATCTGATAGCAATCATCGCATCAGCATTAACTCCCGGGCAGGACTGGAAGATCTGGTTCCTGAAGCAACCTATCTGGTTCACAACAAACCTGAAGGGCTACGGGTTTTCATTGCCTGTTGCTTATCTTGTTTGGATTGGAATAGTAATAGGCCCTGTATCCTTTATGCAAGCGCTATGA
- a CDS encoding outer membrane beta-barrel protein, which translates to MKLLKAFFLTLFTLFLSAFANAQTGGGKISGTVLDDAKKPLDGATVTLLFAKDSTVVSTRLARPDGGFTFQNLKDDTYLVKATYMGYKNYRSGPVVVNQQQPVNLPAFTLSLAGKTLNEVAITGQKSYVQQKIDRTIVNVGALISNTGANALEVLSKTPGVQIDADGNITFKGKSGVLVMIDDKPTYLSAANLATYLRSLPSSSLDQIELMDNPPAKYDAAGNAGVINIKTKKNNTRGFNAVASADYALGFYYRNNESINLNYRIDKINLFANLAYNKQKTYRRLEIDRDYFDMNGDQTSSLKDISYFRPASNNTNIKAGMDYYASPKTTWGVVFTGTLSHYHDSSPVNSLLYGKTGELDSTINTLNTSKNSFKSGGVNVNYTHKFDSAGRVFTFDLDYIRDVSGSNQLFVNNTFLPDGTLTNSTMLSDNLPATINIYSAKADYSHPLKGKAKLEAGVKSSYVNTDNAANYFNVIDNVNTIDYNNTNRFLYKENINAAYINFNKKFGRFALQTGLRLENTNGNGHQLGNAQRADSSFVNHYTNLFPTAYFSYNLDTAGHKVLVISYGRRIGRPNYGSLNPFTFFVDKFTYFSGNPFLKPQFTDNYKLAYSFKSLFTVAVAYNYTTDVQNETIHKSGNVFISTTGNIGQRKTLDFSVNTNFQPAKWWSVNLYAEVYNNTYQGMFYSGYLHESQSTFSGNGNNQFTLSKTWSAELSGFYDSGGTYGQFVTIPKGMLNAAIQKKILNNKGSIKLNARDIFHSFRPSGTITNIEGAHATFHNFLDTRVVTLAFNYSFGKLTNVPQKRNTGGADSEQNRAH; encoded by the coding sequence ATGAAACTACTAAAGGCATTCTTTTTAACCTTATTCACATTGTTTCTATCTGCCTTTGCCAATGCGCAAACCGGGGGTGGTAAAATTTCAGGAACGGTTTTAGATGATGCAAAAAAACCGCTTGACGGTGCAACTGTGACCTTACTTTTCGCAAAAGATTCGACAGTTGTAAGTACCCGGCTTGCCCGTCCGGATGGCGGCTTCACCTTTCAAAATTTAAAAGATGATACATACCTGGTTAAGGCAACCTATATGGGCTATAAAAACTACCGGAGCGGCCCTGTAGTTGTTAATCAGCAACAACCGGTTAATTTACCGGCATTTACTTTATCGTTAGCCGGAAAAACATTGAATGAAGTAGCTATAACCGGTCAAAAATCTTACGTTCAGCAAAAAATTGACCGCACAATAGTTAATGTAGGCGCGTTGATATCCAATACCGGCGCCAATGCTTTGGAAGTGCTGTCGAAAACGCCAGGTGTACAAATAGATGCCGATGGCAATATTACCTTTAAGGGAAAAAGCGGGGTACTGGTAATGATAGATGATAAACCAACTTATCTTTCGGCTGCAAACCTGGCCACGTACCTGCGTTCCTTACCATCTTCGTCTTTGGACCAAATAGAGCTGATGGATAATCCGCCGGCCAAGTACGATGCGGCAGGCAATGCAGGAGTAATCAATATCAAAACTAAAAAAAACAACACCAGGGGGTTTAATGCGGTAGCATCTGCCGATTACGCGCTGGGTTTTTATTACCGCAATAATGAAAGTATCAACCTTAACTACCGTATCGACAAAATTAACCTGTTTGCTAACCTTGCTTACAATAAACAAAAAACCTACAGGAGGCTTGAAATTGACCGGGATTATTTTGATATGAACGGCGACCAAACCTCCTCGCTAAAAGATATTTCCTATTTCAGGCCGGCAAGCAACAATACCAATATTAAAGCCGGGATGGATTATTATGCATCGCCGAAAACAACCTGGGGAGTGGTGTTTACCGGCACCTTATCGCACTATCATGACAGCAGCCCGGTAAACAGCCTGTTATATGGCAAAACCGGCGAATTAGATTCAACTATCAATACCCTCAACACCTCCAAAAACAGCTTTAAAAGCGGAGGCGTCAACGTAAATTATACTCATAAGTTTGACAGTGCCGGCAGGGTGTTTACGTTTGACCTGGATTATATCCGCGATGTATCGGGCAGTAATCAGTTGTTTGTAAATAATACCTTTTTGCCCGATGGTACCTTAACAAACTCAACCATGCTGAGTGATAATTTACCTGCTACTATCAATATCTACTCTGCAAAAGCTGATTATTCCCATCCGCTCAAAGGCAAAGCAAAACTGGAGGCCGGCGTTAAGAGCAGCTATGTAAATACGGATAATGCCGCCAATTATTTTAATGTGATTGATAATGTAAACACTATTGATTATAACAACACCAATCGGTTTTTATATAAAGAGAATATAAATGCTGCCTATATTAATTTCAATAAAAAATTCGGCCGGTTCGCATTACAAACCGGCCTGCGGTTAGAGAACACGAATGGTAACGGGCATCAATTGGGTAATGCCCAAAGGGCCGACTCTTCCTTTGTTAATCATTATACAAACTTGTTTCCAACCGCGTATTTTTCCTACAATCTCGATACAGCAGGACATAAAGTGTTGGTTATTTCGTATGGCCGCCGGATAGGCCGGCCGAATTATGGAAGTTTAAACCCCTTTACCTTTTTTGTAGACAAGTTTACCTATTTTTCAGGCAACCCCTTCCTGAAACCACAGTTTACCGATAATTATAAACTGGCCTATAGTTTCAAAAGCCTGTTTACCGTTGCGGTTGCATACAATTATACCACCGATGTTCAAAATGAAACTATTCACAAAAGCGGCAACGTATTCATCAGTACCACCGGTAATATAGGACAACGAAAAACACTGGATTTTTCTGTTAATACCAATTTTCAGCCGGCCAAATGGTGGTCGGTTAATTTATATGCCGAGGTATATAATAACACGTACCAGGGTATGTTTTACTCCGGCTACCTTCATGAATCTCAAAGTACATTTAGCGGCAATGGCAATAACCAGTTCACCCTATCAAAAACCTGGAGTGCCGAACTAAGCGGCTTTTATGATAGCGGAGGCACTTATGGCCAGTTTGTTACGATACCCAAAGGCATGCTCAATGCCGCTATTCAGAAAAAAATATTGAATAACAAAGGTTCAATCAAATTAAATGCACGGGATATCTTTCACTCGTTTCGCCCAAGTGGTACCATTACCAATATTGAGGGAGCCCATGCAACCTTCCATAATTTTTTAGATACCCGGGTGGTAACCCTTGCCTTTAACTATAGTTTCGGTAAACTAACAAACGTACCCCAAAAGCGTAATACCGGCGGCGCCGATAGTGAACAAAACAGGGCGCATTAG